The Myxococcales bacterium genome contains the following window.
AGCAACTCATCCGAATGAATCTTCGTCATCTCGGAGACGTCGAGCTGGTTTTTGCCGACGACGGGATGGCCGGGCTTCGTTATCTGATCCAGGAAGATTTCGATCTCGCCCTGGTCGACATCAATATGCCGGTCATGGATGGGCTGACTCTGCTTCGTCTCTATCTCGAGGATGAGACGGAGCCGAAGGTTCCGATTGTAATCGTCACCACGGACGGGGGAGACGAGACTGGCGACGAGGTTCTTGGCCTGGGGGCATCTGCATTCATCACCAAGCCAATCAATGGAGAGAAGCTGCGAAAGGTCGCTATCGAACTGATCGAAAAATTTCAATCCGACTGAGGCGCCGTCGGTTTGTGAGAGACAGAAGCACGCGCGGTTGCGTTTCGCTTCTTCGTCCGGTTCTGAATATGACGTTCGTACTCGGGAGAAATGAACATGAACAAAATTTTGCTGGTTGATGATTCGAAGGTCGCATTGTTTTCCGAACGCATCATGCTCGAGCGCTCGGGCCTCTACGAGATTGTCGTCGCCAGGGATGGAGACGAAGTTCTCGATATGGTCGAAGCAGAAGATCCAGACCTGATCGTGATGGACGTCATCATGCCGACCATGTCGGGTTTCGAAGCCTGCCGCGCCCTGCGTGCACAACCTCAGACCAAGGACATTCCCGTCATTCTCGTGACGACCCGCGGCGAGGCTTGCAACATCGAAGAGGGCTACGCGAGCGGCTGCAACGACTATGTAACAAAACCCGTCGATGGCCCCGAACTCTTGCGGAAAATCGAAAATCTCATCTAGTAGAGCGGCAGGAGGGTACGTGGCCGAAGAACGTGAAAACGAGGGACTCGAGTTCGACCCGAAGCAGTTGCAGCACCAGCTGGAGATGGCTGTTTGCCAACGGGACGAGCTGCGGAAAGAGGTCGATCGCCTTACGAAGGCGCTCTCTTCGATCGAGTCGGAACACGAGCGTTTCCTCGAGCATCATGCGGTCGTCCAGTCGCAAAATTCCAATCTAGAGAATCTCTATGTCGCCACGTCTCGGCTTCATGGATCTCTCAAGCGGGAAGAAGTCCTCAATGTGATCGAGGAGATCGTCGTCAACTTGATTGGTTCCGCGGAACTGGCGATCCTGGAGGTCGACAGCAATACCGGTCAAATTCGGGTCCAGAGAGCACGCGGCGTCAACCCCGTTCCCCTCGAGTCGATCGTTTTGGGCGAAGGCAAGCTTGGTCGCGCACTCGCCTCCGGCCGCGAATTCATTTGCTCTGAACAGAGTTCCGTGGCCGCGAGCGAAGAGGTAAAGCCCGGCGAGGCCAATCTGACAGCCTGCGTTCCGCTTCAAGTCTGTGGGAGTGTTACGGGCGCAATCGCCATCTATCGCCTGCTCGATCAAAAGCCGGGACTCGAGCCGCTCGACTTCGAACTTCTAGAACTCCTGGGGGAGTTGGCGGGGGTTGCACTGTATGCCGCCGCTCTCGCGGAGGGTGGAGTCGTGATGAATGTAGAGCAACGGCGGTAACTCACCCGTGACGATCCGAAAAGCAACAGCAGAGAATCTACCTGCAACCGACGGCGCGAATCCGGTCGAAGTGCCCGCGGTCTATTTGCATCCGGGCCACGCGTTCACGACGCGTGATGGAGCATCCGTCATGACGATCCTCGGATCGTGTGTCGCAGTTTGTCTATGGGATGAGCTGGGCTCCGTCGGCGGCATGGTTCACTTCGCATTGCCTCGGGCTCCTCATGGGAAGAACAACCAGCCCTTTCGATACGGCAATACCGGAATCGCTGCGATGATCGAACGACTCGAGATACTCGGCGCGCGGCGCGAAAACCTGCGAGCCAAAGTCTTCGGCGGGGCTGCGGTTTTGCGTACATCCAGCGTGCCCGGCGGACATCTCGGAATCAAGAATGTCGAAGCGGCCCTACGGGCTCTACTCGAGATCGGAATCCCGATCGTTGCCATCGAGACGGGCGGACGGCGGGGGCGGAAGATTCTCTTTCATACACACGATGGTTCGGCCTGGGCGAAGCAGGTGCAGACATGAACGAACTCGACGATGCGGAAGTCACAGCAATTTTGCGCGAGGTTTTCGCAGAACAATCTGTCGAACTCTTTTCCGAAATGGAGCAAGCGCTGCTGGCGCTGGAGCGCGAGCCAACGGATGTGGCGAGCCTGCAAACGGTCTT
Protein-coding sequences here:
- a CDS encoding response regulator codes for the protein MNLRHLGDVELVFADDGMAGLRYLIQEDFDLALVDINMPVMDGLTLLRLYLEDETEPKVPIVIVTTDGGDETGDEVLGLGASAFITKPINGEKLRKVAIELIEKFQSD
- a CDS encoding chemotaxis protein CheD, producing MTIRKATAENLPATDGANPVEVPAVYLHPGHAFTTRDGASVMTILGSCVAVCLWDELGSVGGMVHFALPRAPHGKNNQPFRYGNTGIAAMIERLEILGARRENLRAKVFGGAAVLRTSSVPGGHLGIKNVEAALRALLEIGIPIVAIETGGRRGRKILFHTHDGSAWAKQVQT
- a CDS encoding response regulator — its product is MNMNKILLVDDSKVALFSERIMLERSGLYEIVVARDGDEVLDMVEAEDPDLIVMDVIMPTMSGFEACRALRAQPQTKDIPVILVTTRGEACNIEEGYASGCNDYVTKPVDGPELLRKIENLI
- a CDS encoding GAF domain-containing protein; the encoded protein is MAEERENEGLEFDPKQLQHQLEMAVCQRDELRKEVDRLTKALSSIESEHERFLEHHAVVQSQNSNLENLYVATSRLHGSLKREEVLNVIEEIVVNLIGSAELAILEVDSNTGQIRVQRARGVNPVPLESIVLGEGKLGRALASGREFICSEQSSVAASEEVKPGEANLTACVPLQVCGSVTGAIAIYRLLDQKPGLEPLDFELLELLGELAGVALYAAALAEGGVVMNVEQRR